A single window of Taeniopygia guttata chromosome 1, bTaeGut7.mat, whole genome shotgun sequence DNA harbors:
- the MMP7 gene encoding matrilysin, whose amino-acid sequence MGTMHYLLLCAVIFLPETPAFPVQLKPATWNSIDLEKVKGYLDKFFPILAKTQNLSIEERIKEMQRFFHLTVTGKLDTETEGIMKMPRCGMPDVAEYQTFPGTPKWKKTHLTYKIVNYTPDLPRRKVDDAIKRALKVWSDVTPLQFRRIYMGHADIEIRFARREHGDGAPFDGQGGTLAHAFEPGSGIGGDAHFDDDEKWSDVNQDINLFLVAAHEFGHSLGLAHSNVRGALMYPLYRYENPETFRLPEDDRRGIQKLYGKKPSNS is encoded by the exons ATGGGCACCATGCACTACCTCCTGCTTTGTGCTGTCATCTTCCTACCTGAGACTCCTGCTTTCCCAGTGCAACTGAAACCAGCAACATGGAATAGCATAGACCTTGAGAAAGTAAAG GGATATCTTGATAAATTCTTTCCAATTTTGGCAAAAACACAAAACCTAAGCATAGAAGAAAGGATTAAAGAAATGCAGAGGTTTTTCCACCTGACTGTAACTGGAAAATTAGacacagaaacagaaggaatAATGAAAATGCCCAGATGTGGTATGCCTGATGTAGCAGAATATCAAACATTTCCTGGAACTCCAAAATGGAAAAAGACACATTTAACTTACAA AATTGTCAATTATACACCTGATCTACCCAGAAGGAAAGTGGATGATGCAATTAAAAGGGCCTTGAAGGTATGGAGTGATGTGACTCCGCTGCAGTTCCGAAGAATCTACATGGGCCATGCAGACATTGAGATTAGATTTGCACGTCGTG AGCATGGTGATGGAGCTCCTTTTGATGGACAAGGTGGCACGCTGGCCCATGCGTTTGAACCTGGAAGTGGGATTGGAGGAGATGCTCACTTTGATGATGATGAAAAATGGTCAGATGTCAACCAAG ATATCAATTTGTTCCTTGTTGCTGCTCATGAATTTGGCCATTCTTTGGGACTTGCTCATTCCAATGTCCGTGGAGCTCTGATGTACCCTCTCTACCGTTATGAGAACCCAGAAACCTTCAGACTTCCGGAAGATGACAGGAGAGGAATTCAGAAGTTATACG GGAAGAAGCCATCAAACTCTTGA